In Miscanthus floridulus cultivar M001 chromosome 5, ASM1932011v1, whole genome shotgun sequence, one genomic interval encodes:
- the LOC136453949 gene encoding large ribosomal subunit protein bL27c-like, producing the protein MASVAFSLAGAFKGLSLAPTTTSFLRGDRASLSVGVPVPARRLTIQMAHKKGAGSTKNGRDSKGQRLGVKIYGDQVAKPGAIIIRQRGTRVYPGNNVGMGKDHTLFSLIDGLVKFEKYGPDKKKVSVYPYEKEPENPNSYRARKREYFRMQRERKKARAEGATEPQLVIAAVDENSEVSADC; encoded by the exons ATGGCCTCCGTCGCGTTCTCCCTGGCGGGGGCCTTCAAGGGCCTCTCCCTGGCGCCCACCACCACCTCCTTCCTGCGCGGCGACCGCGCCTCGCTCTCCGTCGGCGTGCCGGTGCCGGCGCGGCGGCTCACCATCCAGATGGCGCACAAAAAGGGGGCCGGGAGCACCAAGAACGGCCGCGACTCCAAAGGCCAGCGCCTCGGGGTCAAGATATACGGCGACCAGGTCGCCAAGCCCGGGGCCATCATCATCCGGCAGCGCGGCACCAGG GTCTATCCTGGAAACAACGTTGGAATGGGCAAGGATCATACACTCTTTTCTTTGATTGATGGACTAGTCAAGTTTGAGAAATATGGGCCGGACAAGAAAAAG GTAAGTGTTTACCCATATGAGAAAGAGCCTGAAAACCCAAACAGTTACAGAGCAAGGAAGAGAGAGTACTTCCGCATGCAGCGTGAACGGAAGAAGGCAAGAGCGGAGGGAGCCACTGAACCTCAATTGGTAATAGCTGCCGTTGACGAAAACTCTGAGGTCAGCGCGGACTGCTGA